In Herpetosiphonaceae bacterium, the following are encoded in one genomic region:
- a CDS encoding VTT domain-containing protein: MNAERNGPLGSARSRALLIGGLALLAIGGLALYRYGAALRPEAVRDALLRLGPWGPLAQIALLGGVLTVPVVPATIFQIAGGWAFGKGPGFVYTMLGDALGASLGFWIARRWGDGVLRRWLSPSAYAQVHALAGRMTWRTVMVLRLLPGPAYTLVSLAAGVSPLRFWPYAIGSVVGVAPWIALLVLAGDVARSNPWVAVGIIAGIVLLAVALGRVARTVSGDGPTK; the protein is encoded by the coding sequence ATGAACGCGGAGCGTAATGGTCCTCTGGGATCGGCCCGCTCGCGAGCGCTGCTGATCGGCGGCTTGGCGCTGCTGGCGATCGGCGGCTTGGCGCTCTATCGCTACGGCGCTGCGCTGCGGCCTGAGGCAGTGCGCGATGCCCTGCTGCGGCTGGGGCCGTGGGGTCCGCTGGCGCAGATCGCGCTGCTGGGCGGCGTGCTGACGGTGCCGGTGGTGCCCGCGACGATCTTTCAGATCGCGGGCGGCTGGGCCTTCGGCAAAGGGCCGGGCTTCGTCTATACCATGCTCGGCGATGCGCTCGGCGCGTCGCTCGGCTTCTGGATCGCGCGGCGCTGGGGTGATGGCGTGCTGCGCCGCTGGCTGTCGCCATCCGCTTACGCGCAGGTACACGCGCTGGCGGGGCGCATGACCTGGCGGACGGTGATGGTGCTGCGGCTGCTGCCCGGCCCGGCCTACACGCTGGTATCGCTGGCGGCAGGCGTGTCGCCGCTGCGCTTCTGGCCCTACGCGATCGGCTCCGTGGTCGGCGTCGCGCCGTGGATCGCGCTGCTGGTGCTGGCGGGCGATGTCGCGCGCTCGAACCCGTGGGTGGCGGTGGGGATCATCGCCGGGATCGTGCTGCTGGCGGTGGCGCTGGGCCGCGTGGCGCGGACAGTCAGCGGAGATGGGCCGACGAAGTAG